From the Primulina tabacum isolate GXHZ01 chromosome 3, ASM2559414v2, whole genome shotgun sequence genome, one window contains:
- the LOC142539433 gene encoding aspartyl protease AED3-like: MEYSSMVILLLLFFFFFISTTHSAAFEPSCSSSDSDLSIFHIYGKCSPFTPPNEASSWLSTLMKMASNDPTRLSYLSSLATQKPTSAPIAPGHVINVGNYVVRAKIGTPGQLMFMVLDTSNDAAWIPCSGCVGCSSTMFDTNRSSTFGSLDCSASECTQVSGASCPTVGSGYCSFNQSYGSASSFAATLSHDTLGLGNDSVPNYAFGCINAVSGGSIPPQGLLGLGRGSLSLLSQSGSLYSGVFSYCLPSFKNYYFSGSLKLGPLGQPKTIKTTPLLTNPHRPSLYYVNLTGVSVGRVNIPITPELLTFDPNTGAGTIIDSGTVITRFIQPVYTAIRDEFMKQLKGPFSSLGAFDTCFATTNEEIAPTITLHFTGLDLKLPAENSLIHSSSGSLACLAMAAAPNNVNSVLNVIANLQQQNLRILFDTANSRLGIARELCN, translated from the coding sequence ATGGAGTACTCATCCATGGTCATCCTCctcctcctcttcttcttcttcttcatttcCACAACACACAGTGCTGCATTTGAGCCTTCTTGTTCTTCTTCAGATTCAGACCTTTCAATATTCCACATCTATGGAAAATGCTCACCATTTACACCACCAAATGAAGCGTCCTCATGGCTTAGTACACTCATGAAGATGGCCTCAAATGACCCCACAAGGCTCTCCTATTTGTCTTCCCTAGCCACCCAAAAGCCCACCAGTGCACCTATCGCCCCCGGCCATGTTATAAACGTAGGAAACTACGTCGTCCGTGCGAAGATCGGAACTCCGGGCCAGCTCATGTTCATGGTCTTGGACACCAGCAACGATGCTGCATGGATCCCATGTAGCGGCTGCGTAGGTTGCTCCTCCACCATGTTCGACACGAACAGGTCCTCCACGTTCGGGTCGTTGGACTGCTCCGCATCCGAGTGCACCCAAGTCAGCGGAGCCTCGTGTCCTACCGTCGGCTCGGGTTATTGCAGCTTCAACCAGTCATACGGGTCCGCCTCCTCGTTCGCGGCCACACTGTCGCACGACACCCTCGGCCTGGGCAACGATTCTGTCCCAAACTACGCTTTTGGATGCATCAACGCCGTGTCGGGGGGGTCTATTCCGCCCCAGGGGTTATTGGGTCTTGGCCGAGGCTCCCTCTCATTGCTCTCGCAATCCGGGTCCCTCTACTCCGGTGTATTTTCATACTGTCTGCCTAGTTTCAAGAACTACTACTTCTCCGGGTCGCTGAAACTCGGGCCCTTGGGTCAACCGAAGACCATCAAAACTACCCCACTTCTCACCAACCCGCACAGGCCATCGTTATACTACGTGAACCTCACCGGCGTGAGTGTCGGCAGGGTCAACATCCCCATAACTCCGGAACTACTCACATTCGACCCCAACACGGGCGCCGGAACCATAATAGACTCCGGCACGGTGATAACCCGGTTCATCCAGCCCGTGTACACCGCCATTAGAGACGAATTTATGAAGCAACTGAAAGGGCCTTTTAGCTCATTGGGGGCGTTCGACACTTGTTTTGCAACCACCAATGAAGAAATAGCACCAACAATCACATTGCATTTTACAGGGCTGGACTTGAAGTTGCCAGCTGAGAATAGTTTGATACACAGTAGCTCTGGTTCTCTGGCTTGCTTGGCTATGGCGGCTGCACCAAATAATGTGAACTCGGTGTTGAATGTGATAGCCAATTTGCAGCAACAAAATTTGAGGATCTTGTTTGACACTGCCAACTCTCGTTTGGGCATTGCTCGTGAGCTTTGTAATTGA